The DNA segment TTCCGTGTTTGGCATTTATGCCGGTATTTATCACTGGTTCCCCAAAATGACCGGACGCAAGCTGAATGAAACCTGGGGACGAGTTCACTTTGCCCTTACTTTCATCGGCACTAACTTGACTTTCTTGCCCATGCACAAGTTAGGTTTGCAAGGAATGCCCCGCAGAGTGGCTATGTATGACCCTCAATTTGTTGACCTGAATCTACTTTGTACCGTTGGTGCATTTGTTTTGGGGATATCAGTAATTCCCTTCACCATCAATATTATTCAAAGTTGGCGTAAAGGAGAATTGGCGGGTGATAATCCTTGGCAAGCTTTGAGTTTAGAGTGGACAACTAGTTCACCACCGATAATTGAAAACTGGGAAGTATTACCTGTTGTAACTCATGGCCCTTACGACTACGGCCATAGTGAAACAGAACCATCTGGTATTCCAGAAATTAGCGCTTAAAACAATTTTAGATTTTGGATTTTAGATTTTGGATTAACGGATTTTTTTATTTTCAATCTAAAATCGGCAATCTAAAATCCAAAATTCTTAGAGGGTAAACAATATGACGGTAGCTACGACGACTGAACATCACGAAGAACATCATCCAGATTTACGCATCTGGGGATTGTTAACATTTCTCTGTTCTGAATCATTGATGTTTGGGGGCTTTTTTGCCACTTATTTATTCTTTAGAGGCATTACAGAAGTTTGGCCTCCAGAAGGAACAGAAGTAGAATTATTTTTGCCTGCGATTAACACCGTTATTCTGGTATCGAGTAGTTTCGTCATTCATTTAGGTGATGTGGCGATTAAAAAGAATAATGTCATGGGTATGCGGTTTTGGTATCTTGTGACCGCACTCATGGGGGCAATTTTCTTGGTTGGTCAGGTTTATGAGTACATGAATCTAGGCTATGGTCTGACTACTAATGTTTTCTCCAACTGCTTTTATATCATGACTGCGTTCCACGGTTTACACGTATTTGTGGGACTGTTATTGATTTTAGGTGTAGTTTGGCGATCGCGTCGTCCCGGTCATTATTCTGCTACTAAACATACTGGCATCGAAATGGCAGAAATGTATTGGCACTTTGTAGACATTATCTGGATTGTACTATTCACGTTGGTGTACATTCTCACGCTGTTTTAACAGTGATGCCAATTCTGTATTTTGTGTTTATTTGTGGTTAATTCATTCTTCGCTTTTATCGTTTCTGTTATTTAAGAGGAACGAACCGCATTCGCGCAGCGTATGCCCCCAGGGCTTTAGGACGCAAAGTACACAAAGGAAGAAGGAAGGAAGAAGGAAGGAAATTCAGCGTACACTCACGAAGAAATCGTATGAGTAGGGGGTGGTAAATTTCCTACTCCCTATTTCCCATCAAAGGAGATGATTATGCAACTTGATTCAAACCAATTTTCATGGTTTCAGGTTCCAGAGGATGTCAAAAGTTTATTAATATTGGCAGCACAAACTTGGGAAAATACTTCGGAGTCAGAAAAGTATATTCATCAAGCTTTAGCTAAGGCTGAGGGAAATACCGAGATTTTAGTATCAGCATATAGATTTTTTTATTATAAGAATAATTATCCCCTAGCGCTACAAACTGCAATTAAAGTTTTAGATAAAATTAAAGAAGTAGAAAACTTTCCTGATGATTGGGAACAACTCCAGCCTATATTAGTTAAACGGCAAGAGGAACCCCAAATCAGATTGTACTTAAATGCTTATGCCGCTTCTGGAATGGTATTAGCAAATTTAGGGGAATTTGAGCAGGCTAAAGAAATCAGCAATCGAGTCAAGCAAATTGACGAAAACAATGATTTTGGAGCCGGAATCCTGTTAGATATTTTGACACGTCCACCAGATGAAGACTGATTAATTAGTTCACTATCAACAATCAACAGCCATGAATAGTTTTTCCATCTACCAACCTATTTCTTTATCTGAACCTTCTAACTCTAACCCTGTTCTCCCTGTAGTTATCATCAGTCCTTTGCCTTCTAGCCCTGGTATTCCTAGCAATTTCACTCCTCCTATGTTGGTCTTGTCCCAGTCTTCTCCATTGATGATTTAATGATGATCCAAGGTAAGGATTGGCTTGTAACTGGAAATGGTCAATATCAGGCTTGTAAATCCGTGAGAGCATGGGATTTATTGAAGGATAATTATCGTCTGTATCGGTTTTTAACTGAGGTGGAAGATGTTCTCAATGGGGTAGATGATGAATCGAGTTGTCTACCAGAAATCCGAATGCTTGTGAGGCGCTTGATTGTCAATTCCTACTGGGTACAAAGTCAATATTCAGAACCTGATCCGGAAACGGGAAACTCTGTTTTACTCCTCTACGATGAATTGGGTTTTCCCTTAACTGTGCAAACAGTCACATTTGCACCGGGAACTCGTTCAACTATTCATAATCATGGCACCTGGGGAGTTGTGGCGGTGTTAAAAGGTCAAGAAAAAAACACTGCTTGGCGACGTACCCACAGCCCTGATTCTGCCGACAAAATTGCACCTACGGGAGAAATAACTTTATTTCCCGGAGATATTGTCAGCTTGACTCCCGATGCAATTCACAGTGTGGAAGCAGTGGGTGAGGAACCAACTGTGACTTTTAATGTTTATGGAGAAACTGATCCGCAAGAAAGGTTTGAGTTTGACTCAGTTACTCATACAGCGAAAAAGTTTTGATGAGGGGAATGAAGGAGAAAAGTGAGTATTTAGTAAATTGGGAGTAAGTGCAATGGCTAGAGTGATTTTCTATGAAAAGCCAGGTTGTAAAGGTGGTGTCAAGCAAAAAGTTTTGCTCACAGCTGCTGGTCATGAGGTTGTCGTCTGCAACCTGCTGAAAGAACCTTGGACTGTTGAGCGGTTGCGATCATTTTTTGGCGATCGCCCCGTGGCTGAATGGTTTAATCGTTCTGCTCCCAAGATAAAATCTGGTGAGGTGGTTCCGGAAAAAATTGATGCCCAAAAAGCTTTAGAACTAATGCTGGAAGACCCTTTGTTAATTCGCCGTCCTTTGCTAGAAGTCGAAAGTCGCCGCGAAGTTGGTTTTGATGTGGAAGCAATTGATGCTTGGATTGGTTTAAAGCCTGTGGATGAGTCTTTGCGAGCAGTCAGTGAAGGTCTCACGAGCCAGAATTTACAAGGTTGCGCTCACGGTCATAGTCATGACCATCATCATGAAGGTGGTTGTAAGCATTAGATTTTATTGGCTGTAGAGATATTGCATTTGTCTCTACAGCTGCTAAATTAAGATTTAGTGTCACGCAGAGGCGCAGAGACGCGGAGAGGAAGAGCGTTTTATTTTTTCATGTCTACGGGTAGGTCTTGAAACATGGGTGTGCTGAGGTAACGTTCGCCAAAGGAAGGTTGAATCATGACAATTAATTTCCCGGCGTTTTCTGGGCGTTGACCGACTTGAATTGCTGCACATAAGGCTGCGCCGGAGGAGATTCCAGATAGTAGTCCTTCTTCTTTGGCTAAACGTCGTCCGTAAGCGATCGCTTGTTCGTCACTAACTCTAATCACTTCATCCAGTAATTCCAGACGCAGTACATCTGGGACAAATCCCGCGCCAATACCTTGAATTTTGTGGGGACCGGCTGCACCCCCGGAGAGGATGGGGCTATTGCTGGGTTCAACTGCGATCGCCTGCACACTGGGTTTATATTGTTTTAGGACTTCTGCAATCCCTGTAATTGTCCCACCAGTACCGACTCCAGCAATTACGATGTCTACTTCTCCATCGGTATCTGCCCAAATTTCTTCGGCGGTAGTTTCTCTGTGAATTTTGGGGTTGGCTGGGTTACGAAACTGTTGCAGCATGAAGGCATTAGGAGTATTGGCTACGATTGCTTCGGCTTTATTAATCGCCCCTCGCATTCCTTCTGCTCCTGGTGTTAATTCACATCTTGCACCGTAGGCTTTGAGCATAGAACGTCTTTCTTGGCTCATTGTCTCTGGCATTGTCAAAATTAAACTGTAGCCACGCGCTGCTGCTACCATCGCTAAAGCAATGCCTGTATTTCCGGAAGTTGGTTCAACTAAAATGGTTTTTCCTGGCTCAATTAAACCCTCTGCTTCTGCTGCAAGTACCATACTAATGCCAATCCGGTCTTTGACTGAAGCTGCTGGGTTCATGCCTTCAAGTTTGACAACAATCCTAGCTCCTACTCCTTCAGCTTGAGGAATTTTATTGAGTTGAACTAAAGGAGTTCTACCAATAAGTTCTGTAATATCTTTAGCAATTCTCATAAATTAACTCCTATGATTTCACGTTTAAAACAAATATTTTCCGATAAAAATAAACAGATAGGACTCCTCTTTGATTTATGAATGGGATTTTTTTAACTTTAGCGAAGCGTGGCGTTAGCCATACCACAGAGACACAGAGATCACAGAGGAAAATAAAAAAGAGAAATGTTCACATCTTATTTATGATCGCTATATACAGCAGTTTCCAATTATATAAGGTATATCTTAGCCCCCTCATCGCTTGCACCGTATGGGGTTGGGGGTGGGGTTTTTGTACCTCATAATCCGAAAAGTGCTGTATGTATTTAATTTATATTCGGTGTGAGTAAGTGTCTAGACTAACTACTATTTTTAACTCCAGAATTTATCGGCTGAAGCATCAATTTAATGTAATTTTCTCATTTATTCTTGAATCGTAATGTTTTTTAGTTACCATAATCAACTTAAACAGCTTAATTTTCCAGTTTTTATATCGGCGGAATTTATTTGTTTATTATTTACTCAATCAGAATACAAGAAAGTTATTCATTTAACTTTTTATAATTTATATTTAGTATATGAGGCTGCATCTACAGTCAAAAATCAATGGATATTTTTGAGAATGTAGTGTACACTCACCACATAATCTATTGGCTTGAGTACAAGTTTTAAGCGTTAAAAACTAGAATAAAAACTGCCCTATACTATTGCCCCACATAGCTTTAAGCCTGAGTGCAGAAAGACTAGTACCCCACCTCAAAAAGACTAGTACCCCACCTGATAAATACTAGTCCCCATACCCAAAATTATTTATCTAAGCCTGACGAGATATAAGTTATAGCCTTTGAGTACAACTTTAATAAGTTTAATAATCTTAATTTACCAAGGCTCAACTTGGCTCAAGAAGGACGACTGCTATAAATTTTGTAGGATTTACGCAGAGATTCCCCTCTACCCCCCGAAGTTCTTAGGGTTTTACCCAACGAATCAGGGGGGACTTCTTAACTCTTGTTTTACCAAAAGGTTTTAAAGTTTTCCGGTGAAAAAGATGTTAGTCCTCAGTTGATAATTATAGCTTTTGTGGAAACATTGGTAAATTTTCAGTAGTCAGTGAACAAACTGAAAACTGATAAATGGTTAAACTTTAGTATTAGAAATGTTTGAAAAGTGGAAAGCAAAAACGGGTTAGGTAAACAACAACAGAAATTTGTCTGGGTGTGTACTATCTAACACAGGAGAGCAAAGATGAAATTTAAACTTCTAAATGTTCTCACAGTCTGTTTAGTTACCTTAGTAGTGCTTTCTCCAGGGTTAGTAGTATTTAGCATAGTTTGGGGACGACATATTGAGTTCGTAAAAATGCAGAATTTAGCCTGTGAAATCAACAATTATCCTCCAGATAATTCTGCCCTATTTTCCCCAGAAGCAGGTAAAAGTTTATCTCAAAATCAGACAAAGAACGAAATCTCTGATCGCAATCTTGTGAACCGATTATTAATTGCTGCCGAGCAATATAGACTTGCTAGCATTTTGCAATGGTTTGTCATAATCACCCCGATTTTTGTTGGCTTAGGGATTATTGTTTACGACAGATATCTTGTTTATCGTGCTGCTATCTTAAAAGAACAAGTTGAAATGTTGGAAAGGCTTTGGCAGCAAAGTATCGAGTAATCCTCTGTGCAAACTTTATTCATTCAATAAACTAAATCACCATGACAGAAGAACGCCAAATCCAATATTTTGATCTCATTGACCAGTTACTTAAATGTCCCAATGGTCAAGAACCAGAAGTTTTAGAAGCTCAACCAGAATTAATTGATGCTGGCTTTGTAGAAACAATGCTGCAAGTAGCAGCTAGTTTTGCTCATGGAGATAACCAAGAAGGCGCTCAGTTTTTATTTTTTGTGGCTCGTGAATTAGCCAAGCAACTGGGCTTATATCCTGAAGTCCCAAATTCTGAAGTTGCAAGCAAGGAGTAAATATGCTGCTGACTGAAACCGACGCTGGACAAATTGCGTTAGAGTTCCTCATGGCAGACTGGAACATCTCAGAAGATCATCGAGAGTGGTTTGTCATGTTTGGCTCTCGGCTAATTGGCGAGAGTTGGTACATTGTCGAATTGGGTGTAGAAGGATTTCCGGATCGTTGGTTTATTGAAGTCTATGATACGGGAATGTGTGACCCCAACTATACATTTATATCACCTATTCCGGCTTCAGAAGGATTTTCCGATTTTGTAGATGTGCCAGAAATGGTAGCTGAAGTTTTAGTGGCAGAGCGCAAAGCTCGTTAATAAACATTAGGATGCAAAATTCAGAATGTAAATTAATTAAAACTGAAGATTTTGAGTTTGCTATTTAAAACTTTCTCCCGTTCATAGCAACCAGGATTCTCAATTCCATAAGATGACTAGTACCGCAAGGCGGAAGTCAAAAGTCAAAAGTCAAAAGTCAAAAGTCAAAAAGCTTATAAAATGGGCTTTTCATGGATTTTGAATGGTTTGTTTATTTACGCCGACTTGTACTAGTATATGTAGGGTGTGTTATGGCTTTAGCCTAACGCACCGTCTTCTGTGGTCTTGGTGCGTTACACTTCGTGATCACCCTACGTGTATTTCATAAATCAAATATGAGTCCTATAGATGAGGTGATGCTAAACTAAAGCACACCTCATTTTTTAATTATAAAAAACCAAGAAATCGTGTTATTTGTCAGGATTAATTGACAAAAATATGTTATATTAAATAGCGTGATGAGCGCTACAGAAATATCAGTTGATATGATTGCTGAACATATCCTAGCTAAAGAATTCACAAGAGTCGTCACGGACTATTACCCCACACTTGGGGAATTATTAGACGGGTGTCATGTGAAAGTCATCACCTGTTTTTGGGGACGACCAGCTAGACGTTTGCAATATATAGGGATTTATTGCTCGGAAGAAATACTTCCCTATATGCAAACCCAAAAAGGTGTACTCAGAGAACTAGCAGACAATATGGGGCTAATTCAAGTAGTGTGTATGAACGCAAAGCGATTGCTGCGCGACCCCATGTCAAAACTCAAGCATACCAATCCCCGTTTATGGTTGGAATTGCAATGGGTGACCACTGAAAATAGCGATCGCCTACAATGAAAACTGGAATTTTTTGCAATTACGAAAATCATCATCAGAATACCAGCCGCACAATCTTTGAACAAGTGGCGCTAGTGCAGCAGGCGGAAAGCTTAGGTTTTGAATCAGCTTGGGTGAGTGAACATCATTTTAATGAATTCAATCTCAGCTCATCTATGTTGCTGTTAATGGCGCACCTAGCGGGGCTGACCTCAACAATTCAACTAGCTACGGCGGCGGTATTACTGCCATTCCATAACCCAATTCGGGTAGCGGAAGATATTGCTACTCTGGATAATTTGTGTAATGGTAGATTGTTATTTGGGGTGGCGAAAGGTGGGCCTTTCCCCCAGCACAATAAGCATTTTGGTACACCAATGGGTGAATCTCGCGCCAAAATGTTAGAAGCGATCGCCTTGATTCAAAAGCTGTTATATGAAGATGACGTATCATTTAATGGCGAGTATTATCAATGCGATCGCTTGACAATTTACCCCAAACCATTACAGTCTCAGATTCCAGTTTACATAGCCACTGGTGATGATCAAGGCATAGAATTTGCCGCCCAAAATTCCTTCGGCTTAATGGGGGGTCCGCCATTCTCCTTAGAGAGATTGAAAAACACTGTGGCTAAATATCGAGCTTTCAATACTAGTGGTTCCGAAAAACTTGTATTGGCACGCTTTTTTTATGTTGGTAAAACATACGATGAAGCAGTGAGTGAAGCCTTGCCATTCATCCGCAAATTCAGCCAAAAAATGCAAGCCAACTCCGCTGAAGTCATGCGGAAAAGTGCAAATCCCAATCAGAAACCATTTGACCGCACAAATATTTGTTTCGACGAAGACTATTTGATTGAGAACTCAATTATTGGTGATGTGAGGACTTGTCGCGACAAAATCAAAGAATTTCAATCCGAGTTAAATATCGGTACATTAGCGCTCAAACCCTCTTCTTTTGTTTTGCAAAAAAACTTAGAAAGTTTAGAGCGCTACAACCAAGAGGTTCGGAATTATGTCTAAACTGTACCAGCTTCCTCCCGATGATTTACCACCCACCGAGGTAACGAAACAGGATGGAATGCTGCATTTGGAGTTAGAACGGTCTACTGGCAGATGCTTTTTTCAAGCTTGCGATCGCATTACGCAAGTACTCTTATCAAACTGTCAGTGGTATCTCACCAAGAATAGCACAACCCTGATGCTAATTATTGACTGCCCTGACATAGTATCTTACTGGCATATAGTCAGTAACATTCCTCAGTTAGGAAATAGGCTAGAGAGGTTTACCAGTAACGCCAAAATCCGCGTTTATCCTCCATTTGGTAAAGGCACGCCATTTGAAATTAGCGTCAATGAAATTTCGGCTTATCGGGATTGGCTGTAATAGCAAACTCCTCGAATTGCCTAATATCATCTTACTCTTCCCCGCCTTCGGGGCTACGGTGTA comes from the Nodularia sp. NIES-3585 genome and includes:
- a CDS encoding LLM class flavin-dependent oxidoreductase; translated protein: MKTGIFCNYENHHQNTSRTIFEQVALVQQAESLGFESAWVSEHHFNEFNLSSSMLLLMAHLAGLTSTIQLATAAVLLPFHNPIRVAEDIATLDNLCNGRLLFGVAKGGPFPQHNKHFGTPMGESRAKMLEAIALIQKLLYEDDVSFNGEYYQCDRLTIYPKPLQSQIPVYIATGDDQGIEFAAQNSFGLMGGPPFSLERLKNTVAKYRAFNTSGSEKLVLARFFYVGKTYDEAVSEALPFIRKFSQKMQANSAEVMRKSANPNQKPFDRTNICFDEDYLIENSIIGDVRTCRDKIKEFQSELNIGTLALKPSSFVLQKNLESLERYNQEVRNYV
- a CDS encoding cupin, with amino-acid sequence MQGKDWLVTGNGQYQACKSVRAWDLLKDNYRLYRFLTEVEDVLNGVDDESSCLPEIRMLVRRLIVNSYWVQSQYSEPDPETGNSVLLLYDELGFPLTVQTVTFAPGTRSTIHNHGTWGVVAVLKGQEKNTAWRRTHSPDSADKIAPTGEITLFPGDIVSLTPDAIHSVEAVGEEPTVTFNVYGETDPQERFEFDSVTHTAKKF
- the cysK gene encoding cysteine synthase A — encoded protein: MRIAKDITELIGRTPLVQLNKIPQAEGVGARIVVKLEGMNPAASVKDRIGISMVLAAEAEGLIEPGKTILVEPTSGNTGIALAMVAAARGYSLILTMPETMSQERRSMLKAYGARCELTPGAEGMRGAINKAEAIVANTPNAFMLQQFRNPANPKIHRETTAEEIWADTDGEVDIVIAGVGTGGTITGIAEVLKQYKPSVQAIAVEPSNSPILSGGAAGPHKIQGIGAGFVPDVLRLELLDEVIRVSDEQAIAYGRRLAKEEGLLSGISSGAALCAAIQVGQRPENAGKLIVMIQPSFGERYLSTPMFQDLPVDMKK
- a CDS encoding heme-copper oxidase subunit III, producing MTVATTTEHHEEHHPDLRIWGLLTFLCSESLMFGGFFATYLFFRGITEVWPPEGTEVELFLPAINTVILVSSSFVIHLGDVAIKKNNVMGMRFWYLVTALMGAIFLVGQVYEYMNLGYGLTTNVFSNCFYIMTAFHGLHVFVGLLLILGVVWRSRRPGHYSATKHTGIEMAEMYWHFVDIIWIVLFTLVYILTLF
- a CDS encoding ArsC/Spx/MgsR family protein, whose amino-acid sequence is MARVIFYEKPGCKGGVKQKVLLTAAGHEVVVCNLLKEPWTVERLRSFFGDRPVAEWFNRSAPKIKSGEVVPEKIDAQKALELMLEDPLLIRRPLLEVESRREVGFDVEAIDAWIGLKPVDESLRAVSEGLTSQNLQGCAHGHSHDHHHEGGCKH